The genomic interval CTGGTGCCTTCCAGGCCACGGTATTTGAGAGCTGAGGCAGAGCAACAGTTGGGAGAGAAGGAACGATCAGTGTGTTGGGGGTCTGAGGGCCTGGATTGAGGGTTTTAGAGTCTGAGGGGCATTTGGGGCCGCTTAGGAGAGACGGGTGGGGTTTGCTTAGCCAAGTTGACCCCCATATTGTGTGGCCTCAGACGAAGATGCCAGAGCAGCAGGGAGCCAACTGGCATCCAGCCGAACGCTGGGGCATCTTCCTGTCAGGCTAGCCAGGTAGCACCTGGGGCTTCTCCCAGTGTTTCTCAGAAAAGCCACCTAGGTGAGCCTGGATGGTAGGAGCCTCTGGTTGGTATAGTCCTGTTCTCCACAAGCAAGAGCAGGCTCCTGATTCTCAGCAGCCTTGAGGAATCCAGAATGTTCTCTCGGAGCACTCGTGAGGACTTTCCTCTCTGTTAAATATCCTTTCTGCACTTTCCAGAGAAGCGTCACCGGCTTCTGCATGTCAGGACTGAGACCATTACTTGTCAGCCAGATGTTGGTGATATaaacatgaggcagaggcaggtcgatctctgagttcgaggccagcctggtctacagagtgagttccaggacagccagattcTCAgataaaccttgtcttgaaaaaaaaaaaatacagaacaaccaaccaaacaaaaagacacacatcAGCTAAGACGtacccccactttttttttttaactttttggagtctctcccctccccttcctcctgacTGCCTGAATTACAGTGTTCTCCACCACGCCCAGCTTATGTAGTGATTGAGATCAAACTCAAGGCCCCATGCCTACTAGATGCCCACTCTGCTAACCAAGCCGCATCTCCAGTCCCTGTCCTCCGTTTCTCAAATGGAGAAACGGAGGCCAGGAAGCAAGTGAGTGCTTACAGCCTCACTTCACAGTGAGTGAACCGGTGCTGGATAGAACCCAGCCTTCTCAGCTCATCTCAACTCACCTGTCGTCTCCCCATCAGGTAGTGGGAGCCAGAAGGGAAAACCAGCTCCCGGTTGGCTTGTTGCTACAAGATGAAAACTCTGGGCGGTTTAAGAGACCCCCTGTACCCAAGTCTGGACTTCCAGCTCTATCAGGATGACCAGGTAGGGTGGAACCTAACCTTCTCTCTGAGAATGTCTGCCAATTCATAGGAAGTGCAGAGTGTGGATGCCTCGGAGACCCTGGACACAGGCTTTAGGCGGCCCAGACTGTCTTACGGACAAGAAGAGGGAAGGCCACACAAGCCTTGCTGGATAGGCATGGACTTGAACTTTAGTGGGAGGGGACTCAGAACCATCCTGTGGGGTTTGCAGTCTAGGATGAGGATGTTCCCCTAAGCTGACCTTGGTCCCATTCAGAATAAGCAAGAGATGAATACCAGGGTGATCAGGAATTGGGGGGTTTAGAGGGAGAACAGGGCAAGTTAtatggggaagaggagacagtcAATGAACAAAGCCCTTGGAGAAACCtttggaggagggaaggagagccaTTTGAATGGAAGGTGTAGTGGGTGGGTGTCCATGGCTTCTCTGTTTCCCCTTAGAGTCTATGCAAGAGACTCCCAAGTCCAGGTCCTCAagcctctttctctgcttcccaggtcTGCTCAGCTGACTCTTCTCGGCCACTTCAAGACACAAGGGATGCTTGTGACTTACCCTGGAGCCAGAGGATGTGCCCCTTACCCCTGGTACCGGCTAAGTCTCCCTTGCCGGCTTGCCCCAAAAGCCCAGACCTATGCCTGTGTGCCCTGCAGAAGACACCCCTAGGCAGAGCCCCACAGGATCTCAGAGAGGACGCCTCAAACTTGAGTAAGTCTGGGGCCTTGGGGCTGGATCTGAGAGCTCGGTTGGTGGGTTGAAGGGGACCCAGGTTTGGGGATGCAGGGGGACTGGGACTCCGTCACTGGTAAGGATAGAGCCCCAGGCACACTTTGCCGCATGTGTACCTGGTATGCagggggaggtcagaggacagcctgcagGAATGAGTCCTCTCCTTCTACCGTGTGGATGTGTGGATTCTggagcttgaactcagatcttcaggcttggcagcaagcacctttctttgctgagccatcttggggtccctataatttttattttttatttttttgttcacttttattGAGACAGGACCCCATGTGGCCCATGCTGGCCTCATACTTACTAACGCAGTCAGGGATGACAATGAACTCCTTCCTAATTCTTCTGCCTAtgccttccaagttctgtgaCAACAGGCATCTGCAGCAAAGAActgaacattttattaaatgtactttaaatttaGTCACGTGTTCAGCAGCTGCCCCCTGGGACCCTTAGACTACCTCCTTTTGACCCATGACAtccaaattcatattttaaatctgGGACCTCTGCCTTAAACTTCAGTTTGCTTCTCTGCACACTTAACCTCTCCCTGACGTCTAGTGGGCTGCACgtagaatttctctctctctgaatatgGCAGTCACTCCCTACATACGTGCAGCTTTCGTTGTAGGCTCAGTAgcagtggggaaactgagtcccagAGAAACGTGCCTAGCCCAAGCTGTCCCATCATCTTGTGGGCTCTTTCCCAGCTCTGAGCTCTTTGCCTGCAGATGGTGCCAGGCCTGATGATCCTCCCTTTCTGGTTCAGAACATCAGCCACCAAGCCTGTACAAAGCCTCTACCGACAGCGAGAAACTCACAATCAAAGACTCACGGaacagagaggagatgggaaaCCAGCCAGAAAgaggctcctccccacccctccctcctcatACCAGCTCCTCCCCAGATGCCTGGCTGGACAGAAAGAGCCTCAGTCCCTTGACCTTCTGGCCCTGGCTTCCTCCCACTCTCATCTCCAAGGAACTCCCTATCCACATCTACCCCATCTTCCCTGGGTACCCATTTCTGCCCCTCCCTTACCTATTCACTTATGGGGCCCTACCTTCTGCCCAATGTCCGCACCTCTTCATGCTGCCCCCCGACTCCACATACCCCACCTGGGCTGGGCCTAGCTTGCTTATGACAGCCAATGAGCCTGAACCCCGTATCCCCCAAGAGAAGAGCCTGCTTCTCTACTCAGGAGCTTTCCAGAGTGCCGGCCACACCCTACACTCCCAGGTTGGGAGTCAGAGCTCTGGAGATGCCTGGACCCCGGGACAAGCTGGTGTGGCAGCTCCAGCAAGGAGGGCTGTGCCAGGCTCCCGGGCAGGTGTCATAGCCCTGCCCTACCCTCTGAAGAAAGAGAATGGTAAAATCTTATACGAGTGTAACGTGTGTGGCAAGAACTTTGGGCAGCTCTCCAACCTCAAGGTATTGGCTTCCCAGGTCCTGCTCTCTCCTTCAGTCTTCCCGTGACTCTCTTGTCTCTCGCCTTGCTTCCAGAATCAAGTCCTGGCAGCCACCCCTGGACACCTCCTAGGGACAAGTGGTCTTGAGGTTCCACCCAGGTGGAAGTGAATACAGAATAAACGGAGCACCCCCTGGCTTAGTGGAGCACACTTTTGGTTC from Mastomys coucha isolate ucsf_1 unplaced genomic scaffold, UCSF_Mcou_1 pScaffold18, whole genome shotgun sequence carries:
- the Znf683 gene encoding tissue-resident T-cell transcription regulator protein ZNF683, which codes for MKTLGGLRDPLYPSLDFQLYQDDQVCSADSSRPLQDTRDACDLPWSQRMCPLPLVPAKSPLPACPKSPDLCLCALQKTPLGRAPQDLREDASNLKHQPPSLYKASTDSEKLTIKDSRNREEMGNQPERGSSPPLPPHTSSSPDAWLDRKSLSPLTFWPWLPPTLISKELPIHIYPIFPGYPFLPLPYLFTYGALPSAQCPHLFMLPPDSTYPTWAGPSLLMTANEPEPRIPQEKSLLLYSGAFQSAGHTLHSQVGSQSSGDAWTPGQAGVAAPARRAVPGSRAGVIALPYPLKKENGKILYECNVCGKNFGQLSNLKVHLRVHSGERPFQCALCQKRFTQLAHLQKHHLVHTGERPHQCQVCHKRFSSSSNLRAHLRLHSGARPFQHSLCPSHLTRNVYPKLRHRPQASQRRDLAHTHLPRASLTYLAQWHPGVLDLVDEKRMGWNMDKVSSESKGKQGQPA